One Maribacter cobaltidurans genomic window carries:
- a CDS encoding DinB family protein, which produces MTEIEILNKQTETAYDWTHRLMDSVPAEKWEIIPEALGSNFSWQIGHLVVSIYYHSIMTTVGHLPELLEKMDLRSYTKLCGYDTFAQEMKGTWTPAELTSDLQRMQDKSLEVINSLSESDLWQPVEPTKVPHPVAKTKFEAIDWNIKHTMWHCGQMATIKRLVDKPYDYGLERRS; this is translated from the coding sequence ATGACAGAAATAGAAATCCTCAATAAACAAACGGAAACCGCCTATGACTGGACGCATAGGCTGATGGACTCCGTTCCCGCTGAGAAATGGGAAATCATCCCCGAAGCTTTAGGTTCAAATTTTAGTTGGCAAATAGGTCATTTAGTGGTGAGTATCTACTACCATTCCATAATGACCACGGTAGGGCATTTACCGGAACTTTTGGAAAAAATGGACCTAAGGTCGTATACCAAATTATGTGGTTACGACACCTTTGCCCAAGAAATGAAGGGAACTTGGACCCCAGCCGAGCTTACGTCCGATTTACAACGGATGCAAGACAAATCCTTGGAGGTCATCAACTCGTTGTCGGAATCCGACTTGTGGCAACCCGTGGAACCCACCAAAGTGCCGCACCCCGTGGCTAAAACCAAGTTTGAGGCCATTGATTGGAACATAAAACATACTATGTGGCATTGCGGACAAATGGCAACTATCAAAAGATTGGTAGATAAACCTTACGATTATGGACTTGAAAGGAGGAGTTGA
- a CDS encoding VOC family protein yields MKVQTIYVNLPVTDIEVTRAFWTNLGFKFNEDFCDENTLALELNEGTIYAMLLKKDKFSTFTDRPIADKSTTQVLIAIQVESKDKVLELVKLAKDNGGTSYKEPADHGWMYYDTFADLDGHQWELMFADMSKMEN; encoded by the coding sequence ATGAAAGTACAAACCATTTATGTCAACTTACCTGTGACTGACATAGAAGTAACAAGAGCTTTTTGGACAAACCTTGGGTTTAAGTTTAATGAAGACTTTTGCGATGAAAACACATTGGCGTTGGAATTAAACGAAGGGACAATTTACGCTATGCTCTTAAAAAAGGACAAATTTTCGACATTCACGGACAGACCGATAGCAGATAAATCGACCACTCAAGTATTGATTGCTATTCAAGTTGAGAGCAAGGACAAAGTGCTTGAACTTGTTAAGCTAGCAAAAGATAATGGTGGGACTAGTTATAAGGAACCTGCTGACCACGGATGGATGTATTATGACACATTTGCTGATTTAGACGGGCATCAATGGGAACTGATGTTTGCGGATATGTCAAAAATGGAAAATTAA
- a CDS encoding helix-turn-helix transcriptional regulator yields the protein MLVELNITQNLKSQFEHYFKLEFREGEYMLHPSIGGGRGMRFLEFPGQMEFYHFKKSFFKTPIQMKSVNPQGSEWLLIHINLSNTQQNKKANDENIAFQKHLPIGILLYGAGLEIETLLPPNIEMELASVHFHRSFLDTYFDDWKSIIDLSKNIIYEDLDTTLETALYKALGSIDDKMACHSHVLHFMHLFIRKLSLHAQSRTHNELHTDDVKNLFAASIYLRDPLAESYPSINELAAIANMSNTKFKTLFKQLFGSAPQQYKTKIRMEYAREELLTNHRTASEISRELGYSHPSNFSATYKKYFGELPSATK from the coding sequence TTGCTCGTAGAACTAAATATCACCCAGAATTTAAAAAGCCAGTTTGAACATTATTTTAAGCTGGAGTTTCGGGAAGGGGAGTACATGCTTCACCCTTCCATCGGTGGGGGTAGGGGCATGCGGTTTCTGGAGTTTCCCGGCCAAATGGAATTTTATCATTTTAAAAAGTCCTTTTTCAAAACTCCCATACAAATGAAATCCGTTAATCCCCAGGGTTCTGAATGGTTACTTATTCATATCAATTTATCCAATACACAACAGAACAAAAAGGCCAATGACGAGAACATTGCCTTTCAAAAACACCTCCCCATCGGTATATTGCTCTATGGTGCTGGTTTGGAAATTGAAACGCTCCTACCTCCCAATATAGAAATGGAGCTTGCTTCGGTCCATTTTCATCGTTCCTTCCTCGATACGTATTTTGATGATTGGAAATCTATTATAGATTTATCCAAGAACATCATTTACGAGGACTTAGATACTACCCTGGAAACAGCACTGTACAAGGCTTTGGGCAGTATTGATGATAAAATGGCCTGTCATTCCCATGTGCTACATTTTATGCATCTTTTTATTAGAAAACTTAGTTTGCATGCCCAATCCAGAACACATAATGAGTTACATACGGATGATGTGAAAAATTTATTTGCTGCTTCCATATATCTTAGGGACCCATTGGCCGAATCCTACCCCTCTATAAATGAACTTGCGGCCATTGCGAATATGAGCAATACAAAATTCAAGACCTTGTTCAAACAACTTTTTGGAAGTGCCCCACAACAGTATAAGACCAAAATACGTATGGAATATGCCCGGGAAGAACTATTGACCAATCATCGCACTGCCTCGGAAATAAGTCGGGAACTGGGATATTCACATCCTTCCAACTTCTCCGCTACCTATAAAAAATATTTTGGGGAATTGCCATCGGCAACCAAATAA
- a CDS encoding M23 family metallopeptidase, whose product MKFGRIFLFLLIGIALVTCKQVRRITDVVTDPTARELYRRNFEEDSQGFKNWQRAFEQALLDSLTIELPYAERGIRDSWQNRTVGYRFLLEEGSLLYVQAETDTISQPVFLDLLKIHSDSLTTSDVIKSNDPATKNLEYQVGTTGKYLLVVQPTIGFTGSIDLILYTSPSFGFPVAGKDYSAIRSFWGAERDGGARSHEGVDIFAPRGTPVVAVKEGRITFTGNRGLGGKQVWLRESLFGKSVYYAHLDSILVQGGSRVKRGDTLGLVGNSGNARTTAPHLHFGVYASGRGAVNPLPFIKRTDSISINSITQPKDARAVVSGSVANLRQSPTSKGLKIGSVQRNDTLNILGHTQNWGHVRLQNGQRAYIHRSLLKPL is encoded by the coding sequence ATGAAATTTGGCCGTATTTTTCTCTTCCTTTTGATAGGAATCGCATTGGTGACCTGTAAACAGGTACGGAGAATTACCGATGTGGTTACAGATCCTACTGCCAGGGAATTGTATAGGCGCAATTTCGAGGAAGATTCCCAAGGTTTCAAGAACTGGCAACGTGCCTTTGAACAAGCCTTACTTGACAGTTTAACCATTGAATTACCGTATGCGGAAAGGGGAATTAGGGATTCTTGGCAAAATCGTACGGTGGGGTACCGCTTCCTTCTGGAGGAAGGAAGTTTGTTGTATGTGCAAGCGGAAACGGATACCATTTCGCAACCCGTTTTTCTGGATCTTTTAAAAATCCATTCGGATAGCTTGACTACGAGCGATGTTATCAAAAGCAATGACCCAGCAACCAAGAACCTTGAATATCAAGTCGGGACTACTGGCAAATATCTTCTTGTGGTACAACCTACCATAGGGTTTACTGGAAGTATAGATTTAATACTATATACTTCACCATCCTTTGGCTTTCCGGTGGCTGGCAAAGATTATAGCGCCATTCGCAGTTTTTGGGGTGCGGAGCGCGATGGCGGGGCGAGAAGCCATGAAGGCGTGGACATCTTTGCGCCTAGAGGAACTCCCGTGGTGGCCGTAAAAGAAGGTAGGATTACCTTTACTGGAAACCGTGGATTGGGAGGAAAGCAGGTTTGGCTTCGGGAAAGTTTGTTTGGCAAATCGGTTTATTATGCGCACTTGGATAGCATATTGGTACAAGGAGGAAGTCGGGTTAAAAGGGGGGACACTTTGGGGCTGGTAGGAAATTCCGGTAACGCGCGGACAACCGCTCCACATCTTCATTTTGGTGTGTATGCCAGTGGAAGAGGCGCCGTGAATCCGCTACCTTTCATAAAACGGACGGATTCCATTTCCATTAATTCCATTACCCAGCCCAAGGATGCACGAGCGGTAGTGTCCGGATCGGTGGCAAATCTTCGACAATCGCCTACCTCCAAAGGGTTAAAAATTGGTTCAGTGCAGCGAAACGATACTTTAAACATATTGGGGCACACCCAAAATTGGGGGCATGTTCGTTTGCAAAACGGCCAACGGGCCTATATCCATAGAAGCCTTTTAAAACCTTTGTAG
- a CDS encoding tyrosine-type recombinase/integrase produces MYLKLKRSVELSGKSQSTLTNYARCLSHIALHFKCSPLDLDEEQVLDYLHVLKSRHKTPSSSFFKHTVYGLRYAYRISNRKEMQVMLPAIERPKKLPVVLSCREVKQLLKAPKLLKHRLVLALLYGCGLRCFELCNLQLKDLDFDRMMLHVRQGKGRKDRYVPLSRMQIRGLKTYLAAENPCTWCFTGNNTEGRPVPLSTQGVRWIVREARKHSGIQKEVTTHSLRHSYATHLLEMGLDIMSVKDLLGHADIQTTLTYLHVAQLGRQKPFSPLDRLYKE; encoded by the coding sequence TTGTATCTCAAACTAAAACGTTCTGTTGAACTATCGGGCAAAAGCCAAAGCACCCTGACCAACTATGCCCGCTGTCTTTCACACATAGCCCTGCATTTTAAGTGCAGTCCACTCGATCTGGATGAAGAACAGGTGCTGGATTATCTACATGTTTTAAAGTCCCGGCACAAGACCCCGTCGAGCAGCTTCTTCAAGCATACCGTTTATGGTCTGAGGTATGCCTACCGGATATCAAATCGTAAAGAGATGCAGGTAATGCTCCCCGCTATTGAGCGTCCCAAAAAACTCCCTGTAGTTTTAAGTTGTAGGGAAGTAAAGCAACTCTTAAAAGCCCCAAAACTACTGAAGCACCGTCTGGTATTGGCGCTGCTTTATGGCTGCGGACTGCGCTGTTTTGAACTGTGCAACCTACAGTTAAAAGATCTGGATTTTGATCGTATGATGCTTCACGTCCGCCAAGGCAAAGGCAGGAAAGATCGGTATGTACCCTTGTCGAGGATGCAGATCCGCGGACTTAAAACATATCTTGCGGCAGAAAATCCTTGCACCTGGTGCTTCACTGGGAACAATACCGAAGGGCGTCCAGTCCCGCTTTCTACCCAAGGGGTTCGCTGGATTGTACGGGAAGCCCGTAAACATAGTGGTATTCAAAAGGAAGTGACCACCCACAGCCTGCGCCACAGTTATGCTACCCACCTTCTGGAAATGGGCTTGGATATTATGAGTGTAAAGGACCTTTTGGGGCACGCAGATATACAGACCACACTGACCTACCTTCACGTGGCACAACTGGGCAGGCAAAAGCCTTTCAGTCCACTGGATCGGCTCTACAAAGAGTAA
- a CDS encoding glycoside hydrolase family 113 encodes MKKRVKHLLFLYLVLWVVTLVYFLIRFSRRNGSFSEYVSFFLDLASRKFILIGFHILFILFGLLYFVIVHFIKVGQKKGSATAWRQFSLCFIMPLVFLIVGFKTVVYINAYEGHNFQWDHTAINKTGRANHFYETDGKQRGASVFGWSEDNTEAIDQLIRANVEWVAIIPFLHQENETVSQMEIPDASETYSRRDSSFIKAINDLHKNGLHVHLKPHLWMSEGWRANIKLKNKTEWDQWFESYRSNMLRYARIAQETNTELFCIGTELRTSIKNQPEKWEQLIKEIRAIYDGELTYAANWHDEYEHIDFWDQLDYIGIQAYFPLTKEKLPNLESIEKGWDKHLKVLEAVHKKYNKPILFTEVGYKSTPDATIKPWEWGSYFSTLTEKKSDMTQQLAYEAMFRKNWNQPWFAGLYIWQWQNRSTAEEAQTDIDFSPRYKPAENVIAKWFGTPPNN; translated from the coding sequence ATGAAAAAGAGGGTCAAACATCTTTTGTTTCTTTACCTAGTGTTATGGGTAGTAACCTTGGTATACTTCCTTATCCGATTTTCCAGACGTAATGGTAGCTTTTCAGAATATGTTTCCTTTTTCCTAGATCTGGCCTCACGAAAGTTTATCCTTATTGGCTTTCATATTCTTTTTATACTTTTTGGCCTACTCTATTTTGTAATCGTCCATTTTATAAAGGTGGGGCAAAAAAAGGGAAGCGCTACGGCATGGCGGCAGTTCTCACTATGTTTTATAATGCCTTTGGTATTTCTAATCGTTGGATTTAAGACCGTGGTCTATATTAACGCCTACGAGGGACACAATTTTCAGTGGGACCATACTGCCATAAACAAAACGGGCAGGGCAAACCATTTTTATGAAACGGACGGCAAGCAACGAGGCGCAAGTGTTTTTGGTTGGTCCGAGGATAATACCGAGGCTATTGACCAATTGATACGGGCGAACGTGGAGTGGGTGGCGATCATTCCATTTTTACATCAGGAAAATGAAACCGTCTCACAAATGGAAATCCCCGATGCTTCGGAAACCTATAGCAGAAGGGATTCAAGTTTTATAAAGGCCATCAACGATCTGCACAAAAACGGCTTGCATGTACATCTTAAGCCCCATTTATGGATGAGCGAAGGTTGGCGTGCCAACATTAAATTAAAGAACAAAACCGAATGGGACCAATGGTTTGAATCATACCGATCAAATATGCTAAGGTACGCCAGAATTGCACAGGAAACCAATACGGAGCTTTTTTGCATTGGGACGGAATTGAGGACTTCCATAAAAAATCAGCCTGAAAAATGGGAGCAGCTGATCAAAGAGATTCGCGCCATTTACGACGGTGAATTAACGTATGCCGCCAATTGGCACGATGAATACGAACATATAGATTTCTGGGACCAGTTGGACTATATTGGTATCCAAGCCTATTTTCCGCTGACCAAGGAAAAACTACCAAACTTGGAAAGCATAGAGAAAGGTTGGGACAAGCACCTAAAGGTTTTGGAAGCGGTACACAAAAAATACAATAAGCCCATTCTTTTTACGGAAGTGGGCTATAAAAGCACCCCGGATGCCACCATAAAACCGTGGGAATGGGGTTCGTATTTTAGCACGCTGACCGAAAAGAAGTCGGATATGACGCAGCAGTTGGCCTATGAAGCCATGTTCAGAAAAAATTGGAATCAACCTTGGTTTGCCGGACTTTATATCTGGCAATGGCAAAACAGGAGTACTGCTGAGGAGGCCCAAACCGATATTGATTTTTCACCCCGCTACAAGCCCGCCGAAAACGTCATCGCGAAGTGGTTTGGCACACCTCCCAATAATTGA
- a CDS encoding DinB family protein: MARNKELAGRLTEVLLSGRWIANTNYKELLEDVTWEQAMQKIAGLNSIAALTFHVNYYLAGIINVFKGGNLEIRDAYSFDHPKIESERDWESLKSDFIKNAEIFVNEVSRLTENTLNSTFVDEKYGTYVRNIEGVIEHSYYHLGQISLLKKMIKSR, translated from the coding sequence ATGGCACGGAATAAAGAATTGGCGGGTAGACTAACGGAAGTACTGTTAAGCGGACGCTGGATTGCAAATACCAATTACAAGGAGCTATTGGAGGATGTAACCTGGGAACAGGCCATGCAAAAGATAGCTGGATTGAATTCGATTGCCGCGCTGACCTTTCATGTGAATTATTATCTAGCCGGTATTATAAATGTATTCAAGGGCGGGAATCTTGAGATACGGGACGCCTATAGTTTTGACCACCCAAAAATTGAATCTGAAAGGGATTGGGAAAGCCTGAAAAGTGATTTTATTAAGAATGCGGAGATATTTGTCAATGAAGTTTCCCGCCTTACTGAAAACACACTAAACTCCACATTTGTGGATGAAAAATATGGTACCTATGTGCGGAATATTGAAGGCGTTATAGAGCATAGCTATTATCATCTTGGTCAAATTTCGTTGCTTAAAAAGATGATTAAAAGTAGGTGA
- a CDS encoding DoxX family protein, which translates to MVHLLSFFKYLLRPFKADGFLPNLFLLLPRIITGALLAFVYAPDKFGTPWTPEYMQLSLFEVSSTFVDYIAFHGYPFDVLPKFFAWSIGFMEAFGGLLLIVGLNTRMTSFFVFLTMFMGIFFRIWDGSWDVLPVFFFFCIGLFFMGFGGGKYSLDHYISKRYF; encoded by the coding sequence ATGGTTCACCTTTTAAGTTTTTTTAAATACTTACTTAGGCCATTTAAGGCAGATGGATTCTTGCCCAATCTTTTTCTGCTATTGCCTAGAATTATAACAGGTGCCCTATTGGCTTTTGTATATGCCCCTGACAAGTTTGGAACTCCTTGGACACCGGAATATATGCAATTATCCCTATTTGAGGTATCCAGTACATTTGTTGATTATATAGCATTTCACGGATATCCTTTTGATGTTTTGCCCAAGTTTTTTGCTTGGTCCATTGGCTTTATGGAAGCCTTTGGAGGTCTTTTGTTAATTGTAGGTTTAAACACGCGCATGACCTCATTTTTTGTTTTCCTAACCATGTTTATGGGTATATTTTTTAGGATTTGGGACGGCTCATGGGATGTCCTTCCCGTTTTCTTTTTCTTCTGCATAGGGCTCTTTTTTATGGGCTTTGGAGGTGGAAAATATAGCTTGGACCATTATATATCCAAGCGATACTTCTAG
- a CDS encoding IS91 family transposase, whose amino-acid sequence MASAAHEVAQVLNRNRESLADCCATSWQLRTLHALRKCRTAALGGHIDHCTNPSCNTLHLSYNSCRNRHCPKCQGHKREQWIRAREEELLNVPYFHVVFTLPSELNRLCLYEPKLLYGLLFKTSWEVIAGFASNPKFLGAGPGMIAILHTWGQNLSLHPHLHCIVPGGGATKSGKWKPARNKGKYLFPVKAMSKVFRARFVAGLRKKIKTEQPEALYQSLFKKEWVVYCKRPFLGPPQVVEYLGRYTHKIAISNHRIKNLDDSGVVFSVKDYRHGGNKSLMYLSDTEFIRRFALHILPKGFVRIRHYGILSAYHKRKSLDHLGKTLGKVQLQEKPPLQHRICPSCKKGELVTLHTFTARGPPAHWITKLKKYTKAQ is encoded by the coding sequence ATGGCATCCGCTGCTCACGAAGTGGCCCAGGTATTAAATCGCAACAGGGAGTCTTTAGCAGACTGTTGTGCCACCAGCTGGCAACTAAGGACCCTGCACGCCCTGCGCAAATGTCGTACGGCTGCCCTGGGCGGTCACATTGACCACTGCACGAATCCATCCTGTAATACCTTGCACCTGAGCTACAACAGTTGCCGCAACCGGCATTGCCCAAAGTGTCAGGGGCACAAAAGGGAACAATGGATCAGGGCACGGGAAGAAGAGCTCTTGAACGTTCCTTACTTCCACGTGGTATTTACCCTGCCTTCAGAACTCAACCGCCTGTGCCTGTACGAACCCAAACTGCTGTATGGCCTGCTGTTCAAAACTTCATGGGAAGTCATAGCGGGGTTTGCTTCCAATCCTAAGTTTTTAGGTGCCGGTCCCGGGATGATCGCCATCCTGCATACCTGGGGACAGAACCTGTCCCTGCATCCGCACTTGCATTGTATCGTGCCCGGTGGTGGGGCAACCAAAAGTGGTAAGTGGAAACCTGCCCGGAACAAGGGGAAATACCTGTTCCCGGTCAAGGCCATGAGCAAGGTATTCCGTGCCCGCTTTGTTGCAGGGTTACGTAAAAAAATTAAAACAGAACAACCAGAGGCCCTTTACCAAAGCCTGTTCAAAAAAGAGTGGGTCGTCTATTGCAAGCGTCCGTTTTTAGGGCCACCTCAGGTAGTGGAATACCTTGGTCGCTATACCCATAAAATTGCGATCAGCAACCACCGAATCAAAAACCTGGATGACAGCGGCGTGGTGTTTTCGGTAAAAGATTACCGCCACGGGGGAAACAAATCCCTGATGTACCTGAGCGATACTGAATTCATCAGGCGCTTTGCCCTGCACATACTCCCTAAGGGGTTTGTGCGCATCCGCCATTATGGGATATTAAGTGCTTACCATAAACGCAAAAGTCTTGACCACTTGGGTAAAACCCTGGGGAAGGTACAGCTCCAAGAAAAACCGCCCCTGCAACACCGAATCTGCCCATCTTGTAAAAAGGGAGAACTGGTGACCCTGCATACGTTTACCGCACGGGGACCACCGGCACACTGGATCACAAAACTTAAAAAATACACTAAAGCACAGTAA
- a CDS encoding DUF6090 family protein: MIKFFRQIRQNLLSEGKTAKYLKYAIGEIILVVIGILIALQINSWNDNRKAKIVENNFFANVLLDLEKDDEKLNYYHRFHQKRIQYLDTLLTYVRNPNRTMGIEKFGMYVEPLFYSTNATNYATTFESAKSMGIFNNFREKDIVKELSQYYADFVLVENSFSAITRIVENQFEPLMYTLPEGYITETTGTLVVSEEDVQKFYQKVSSIKDNRDITYDYDRILKTSSFENYLIGDMGRSYGAIGIIETRKSILNRLLERIKEHD, encoded by the coding sequence ATGATTAAGTTCTTCAGACAAATAAGACAAAACCTACTTTCCGAGGGTAAAACAGCAAAGTATCTTAAATATGCAATTGGAGAGATAATTCTGGTGGTTATCGGTATTTTAATTGCTTTACAAATTAACTCTTGGAATGACAATCGCAAGGCAAAAATCGTGGAAAACAACTTCTTTGCCAATGTCCTACTCGACTTGGAAAAGGATGATGAAAAGCTTAATTATTACCATAGGTTTCACCAAAAGAGAATTCAATATTTAGATACACTTTTAACGTATGTTAGAAATCCGAATCGGACCATGGGTATTGAAAAATTTGGTATGTATGTAGAACCTTTGTTTTATTCAACAAATGCTACCAATTACGCAACGACATTCGAATCGGCTAAATCGATGGGCATTTTCAATAATTTTCGTGAAAAAGATATCGTAAAAGAGCTCTCTCAGTACTATGCCGACTTTGTTTTAGTAGAGAATTCTTTTAGCGCAATAACAAGAATAGTTGAAAATCAATTTGAACCTTTAATGTATACATTACCAGAAGGTTATATTACGGAGACTACGGGGACATTGGTAGTTAGTGAAGAGGATGTACAGAAGTTCTATCAGAAGGTCTCGTCAATAAAGGACAATCGAGACATTACCTATGATTATGATAGGATTTTAAAAACGTCAAGCTTTGAAAATTATTTGATCGGGGATATGGGGAGGTCGTATGGAGCAATTGGTATCATAGAAACTAGAAAGTCGATTTTAAATCGATTATTGGAACGTATAAAGGAACACGACTAA
- a CDS encoding alpha/beta fold hydrolase — protein sequence MPFITNKKAKEAVDIFYEDYGEGQPVILIHGWPLSRKSWEHQVWKIVEEGYRCISYDRRGFGISSAPWGDYDYSALASDLDTLIEGLELDNVVIVGFSMGGGEVVRYLTDYGSKKIAKAALISSIIPLVKKKDDNPAGVPENVLDNIKEGLQKDRVGFLKNFHKGFYNYDDNKNKVSEGQLEYDFIIASHASPRATIQTALAWMHTDFRPELKNVNVPTLVVHGDADETVPIETSAEQAAKGISDSTYEVIKGAPHGLNVTHSKELNDILISFLKK from the coding sequence ATGCCATTTATAACAAATAAAAAAGCAAAAGAAGCTGTTGATATATTCTATGAGGACTATGGAGAAGGACAACCGGTGATTCTAATTCACGGATGGCCCCTGAGTCGAAAATCCTGGGAGCACCAGGTTTGGAAAATCGTTGAAGAAGGATACCGTTGTATTTCCTATGACCGTAGAGGTTTTGGAATTTCCTCGGCCCCTTGGGGAGATTATGACTATTCCGCATTGGCGAGCGATTTGGATACCCTTATTGAAGGCTTGGAATTGGATAATGTTGTAATTGTCGGATTCTCCATGGGAGGCGGCGAAGTGGTCCGATATTTAACGGATTATGGAAGCAAGAAAATAGCGAAAGCGGCCTTGATCAGTTCTATAATTCCGTTGGTCAAGAAAAAGGATGATAATCCGGCGGGGGTACCCGAAAACGTATTGGACAATATTAAGGAAGGTCTGCAAAAGGACCGTGTAGGCTTCTTAAAGAACTTCCATAAAGGCTTTTACAATTACGATGATAATAAGAACAAGGTAAGCGAAGGACAGTTGGAATATGATTTCATCATTGCTTCCCACGCATCACCACGAGCTACCATACAAACAGCCTTGGCATGGATGCACACCGACTTTAGACCCGAACTCAAAAATGTAAACGTTCCTACCTTGGTGGTTCATGGCGATGCGGATGAAACCGTACCCATTGAGACCTCTGCGGAACAGGCGGCCAAGGGAATTTCAGACAGTACCTATGAGGTAATCAAAGGAGCACCCCATGGTCTCAACGTTACGCATTCTAAGGAATTGAACGATATCTTGATTTCTTTTCTGAAGAAATAA
- a CDS encoding DUF6090 family protein produces the protein MIKFFRKIRQKLLSENKFSRYLIYAIGEIFLVVIGILIALQVNNFNETKKDVKKEQIILTQLKEVYQANLIQLEQKMLMRENIVKSALNIYKAIDNPNQISRASLVKSIAEIDIDPTFNPVQSDLTNSENLRLITNQNLKQLLSNWSSDIVTLQELESIWTNQMYQQLEPFIRELGISREIANNFVNNTEHIWLLDDNKKKLEIPSGNSQNTVSKMNIIDNKELEGMASFAIIYNHSANAQSEALIIRIKQIIELIDKEID, from the coding sequence ATGATAAAATTCTTTAGAAAAATTAGACAGAAACTACTCTCTGAAAACAAATTCAGCAGGTATCTTATTTATGCCATTGGAGAAATATTTTTGGTTGTGATAGGGATTCTCATTGCATTGCAAGTAAACAACTTCAATGAAACAAAAAAAGATGTCAAAAAGGAACAAATCATTTTAACTCAATTAAAAGAAGTTTATCAAGCCAATCTAATCCAATTAGAACAGAAAATGCTAATGAGAGAGAATATCGTCAAATCTGCTCTAAATATTTATAAGGCTATAGATAATCCCAACCAAATTTCTCGAGCTAGTTTGGTAAAGTCAATAGCTGAAATAGATATTGACCCAACATTTAATCCAGTACAAAGTGATTTGACCAATTCTGAAAATCTTCGTTTGATAACAAATCAAAATTTAAAACAGTTATTATCAAATTGGTCATCTGACATAGTTACACTTCAAGAACTTGAATCAATTTGGACTAATCAAATGTACCAACAGCTAGAACCGTTTATCAGAGAATTAGGTATTTCGAGAGAAATTGCTAACAACTTTGTAAATAATACTGAACATATTTGGTTATTAGACGATAATAAAAAAAAGTTAGAAATTCCAAGCGGTAATTCACAGAACACAGTTTCTAAAATGAATATAATTGATAATAAAGAATTGGAAGGTATGGCTTCATTTGCAATAATATACAATCATTCTGCTAATGCTCAATCTGAAGCATTAATAATAAGAATTAAGCAAATAATCGAATTGATTGATAAAGAAATTGATTAA
- a CDS encoding FMN-binding negative transcriptional regulator, protein MYTPNHYKNEDISQVRDFIENNGFGILINQVDGKHWATHIPMELVTDTHGTDFLVSHISKANPQWKSFNDSDEVLCIFNGPHSYVSSSWYTDEEVPTWNYIAVHVYGLITILTEEEVLASMHKLVDKYESDSKHPISLHDMSDKTMAQIRGVVGFKIRITDIQATYKLSQGREKDHAKIISELKERDAGAKAIATKMEEK, encoded by the coding sequence ATGTATACTCCCAACCATTATAAAAATGAGGACATTTCCCAGGTGCGGGATTTCATAGAAAACAACGGTTTTGGAATCTTGATCAATCAGGTCGATGGAAAACACTGGGCCACCCATATTCCTATGGAATTGGTTACCGATACACATGGAACCGATTTTTTGGTTAGCCATATTTCCAAAGCCAATCCGCAATGGAAAAGTTTTAATGACAGTGATGAAGTGCTTTGCATTTTTAATGGACCACATAGTTATGTTTCCTCCTCCTGGTATACCGATGAGGAAGTACCCACCTGGAATTATATTGCCGTACATGTATATGGACTCATTACGATTTTAACCGAAGAAGAAGTTCTGGCCTCCATGCACAAGCTAGTGGACAAATACGAAAGTGATTCCAAACATCCCATTTCATTGCACGATATGTCCGATAAAACCATGGCGCAGATTAGGGGCGTTGTGGGATTTAAGATAAGGATAACGGATATCCAGGCTACTTATAAGCTTTCCCAGGGAAGGGAAAAGGACCATGCCAAGATTATATCTGAGCTTAAAGAACGTGATGCGGGTGCAAAGGCCATAGCCACTAAGATGGAAGAAAAATAA